The window AAGCATATATGGGCTTATGCAGTGCACTCCTGATTTGTCCGAGTTGTCTTGCAGTAATTGCTTAGAGGGCGCTATCAATGAAATTCCAACATGTTGTAATAGGCGCAAAGCAGGGAGAGTTGTTAAACCCAGCTGTAATTTGAGATACGGAACATACCGTTTCTATTATTTTACAGCAGCTAACGCGCCGCCACCAACAGCAACACCCCAACCTTCTCCTCCCTCAGCTGATCTCTCTCCACAGCCCTTAGCTAATACCACCTCTACACAAGGTACGTACGTATCCCTACATATCTCCATGCTTGAAATTTAACCGATTCCAAGATCGAGTAGAACCTTGATTGTAAAAGATAGATATATATGCGGTGCTCATTCTCCCTTGATTATGATTTGCAGTCGAGTGATCATCTAGATTACTGGGTTTCCAGAATTCATGGGTCTGAGTGATCTTTAATAATTGGGTTTTGCAGAAACAAGGAGTAACTCATCCCGAACCATCATCCTCATAATCGTCCCATCCgtaattattttaatcataatcCTTGTTGGCTTCATCTGTTTCTTTTCCAGAAAAAGGAGCTCAATGGAGAAGCTTGAGAGTAAGTTAAATACACTCCGTCCTTTCTTGACTTTGCTTCTTCCTATTGAAAACATGATCTTCTTGGAAAGTGACAAGGGCAGCTGATTGTCCTTTTAGTAATTTAAATATGCATGCATGTGCTTCTCTTGCTTTACACGAAGTTGGTGGGAAGACTACTATAGACATTCATGACTTCATAATCTATTACgcttacaaaattttaatagaaTTCGACTGGCTGAGATTCATGGGTAGATCTGCATGTGTAGCCAAGCACTCATTATAATGCCTGACTAATCTAACCTTCTCCTTTTGTGAAGCTAATGATGAGGATGACATTATAAATGTTGAATCCTTGCACTTCGACTTTGACACAATTAGAGTTGCTACAAATAACTTCTCCGATTCTAATAAGCTAGGACAAGGTGGATTTGGCCCTGTTTATAAGGTAatacaatattttcttataaaatttcACCATTTCATCGAGCTTCTTAATCtaaattttcttacttttttaaAGGCGGCTTCAATTATTTTCCatcaattcttatttttatgttcAGGGTAAGCTTTCTAATGGACAAGATATTGCTGTGAAGAGATTGTCTAGTGGTTCAGGACAAGGAGAATTGGAATTCAAGAACGAGGTGGTATTAGTAGCCAAGCTTCAGCACAGGAATTTGGTTAGGCTCCTAGGTTTTTGTTTGGATGGAGCCGAAAGACTTCTTATCTATGAGTTTGTGCCTAATACAAGTCTCGATCACTTCATCTTCGGTAACAACTCTTGCCTTAATTTTAGATGTGTTTTATTAACTTTATTTGTGATGCATGCCTTGATGAATTAACTTCAATGTCATTGATAATCAATAGGCACTATGGGATGTATACTCCTAAACCTTTCTAGGTTTATTTCTTTGGATGGTTTACTGCCTGTTTTAGCTTTAACTCTTACCCTACATGTGCTTGTATTAATGATATAGATCCAATTAGACGTGCACAATTGGATTGGGAAAGGCGTTACAAAATCATAGGAGGCATTGCTCGAGGGCTTCTATACCTTCATGAAGATTCTCGACTTCGCATTATTCATCGTGATCTTAAAGCTAGCAACATTCTCTTAGATGCAGAAATGAACCCTAAAATTTCTGATTTTGGTATGGCAAGGTTATTCTTAGTAGATCAAACTCAAGGCAACACTAGTAGAATTGTGGGAACCTAGTAAGTATTACAAACAAGTTAGCTTGAAccaataattttagtttttcttgttttattaaaaactttaCTGTCACTGAAATTCTATATTGACATAATATGCAGTGGATATATGGCTCCTGAATATGCCATGCATGGACACTTCTCTGTTAAGACAGATGTTTATAGCTTTGGCGTGTTAGTTTTGGAACTTGTGAGTGGTCAAAGGAATAACTGTTTTCGTGTCAGTGAAAACATTGAGCATCTCCTAAGCTATGTAAGTAATGCATGAGACATGAAAACATTACTAATCTTGCTTTTTATGTTAATACGTTGTTGCATTCTTATAGGCCTGGAAAAATTGGAGGGAAGGGACAGCCACCAACTTGATAGATCCGACAATGAGGATCAGTTCAATAAGTGAAATAATGAGATGCATCCACATTGGGCTCTTGTGCGTTCAAGAAAACGAAGCTGACAGACCGACCATGGCTTCTATTGCTCTCATGCTTAACAGTTACTCTCTAAGTCTCCCATTACCTTCACACCCTGCATTTTTTATGAATACTAGCATGAATCGGGACATGTCTTTAGAATTGGAGGATAATTCAAGGGTGGCCCAGTCGAATTATTTGCCGAGTAGATCATCCCATTTTTCAGTGAATGAGGCTTCAATCACTGATCCATATCCTCGATAAGGTGCCCATAGATGTTGACAACAGTCAAAAGCATGTGTATTACGTACAATTTTTGTAGCATTGTTTCAACTGCAAATACTGTTTCCCTATTTGGtgctaaaaataaaagatgcCACATGGAGTCATCATAAtgaattaatatttgttttcagttcttttattttgaatctTGTATATGTTTATCATGTATAATTCATGAATTCAGAGGATTTTACTGTTAAAATGTTTGAATATCAATGACTTGTTATTTCTACAATTAACTTAGCTTATAGTGTTGTAACATGTCTATAATTGGTTAAATCAAATTCCTTTATATTGGTTTTATAGCAATTCTTCCAAAACCATTTTCTCTCTaaattcttctttttgtttaattaagtTGATTTGGTATCGGAGCTTTGAAAGCTTTAGAGCTACCATCATTCCCAAACATTTGCCAAAAATCAAGCTCTATTCACTAACCTTGATGTTTCTTAAACCTCGAATTCAAAAACCCCAAACCaaaatgagaattttaaaaaaaatcaactaaaccctcttccaatatttcaaaacaaaaacctACCCTTTCTTACTCAGCCCCTTACCATCAAACTATTTCACTAAAGGCATAATGGGCTGGATTGCATGTACGCTACTCAAATACTGATAAGTTCTCAAATGATTTAAATAGAGTTTACCAATCTCCGTCAATAGCTATAATGATAAGCCTAAAATCTCGActccaaataaataataaaagaaggtATATTGGTCTCTTATTACTTAGCTAAAATTAGAGAAACGTTTGATATTTCTTTGCCATTAGAGCGCCACTTTCATATAGAGAACGGTTGATGTTTACACTTAAGGCCTTCAAGAACGGTCTTGAGATCAAGTCTTGATTATCAAAACACATTTTGTTTCTTCATGTTTACACTTAACAAAATGTGTTTTGATAATCACGCCACTTTCATAATCAAGTTTCTTCATGTCTTACCCCTGAATGATCAAATCTTGAAGAAACTTCTTCAGGAGCACCTTGAGAATGGCCTTAACAAACTTGATTATGTAGTCACCATCTCTAAGCCTTTAACAATTCCAAAATCTTCAactcctcaatttttttctcaagcTTTTGCTTTTCTCAATCAGTCCAAGGATGCATACTCAATAGGTTATGCTATCCTATGCCTCAAGTAGTTCGCCAAGTCATAAATTCTTGTAATTTGAAGTTTCcaagtataaaaaattttaatttttgttattcttGTCTATTAGCCAAGAGTCATAAACCCCCTTTTGTACTCTCTAATTCTAGAGCAATAAAACTATTTGATTTAGTGCATTTTGATCTTTAGGGTCCTTCCCATATTGCTTTAATTACTCGTATAAAATATTGtctattaatattcattaataaatACTCTCGGTTCACATAGTTTTATCTTCTCACAACTAAAAATGAAGCTTTTTCTAcctttcttaaatttaaaaatcttattGAGACTCAACTTGAACCAAAAATTAACTCTCTTTAAAGTAATTGGGGAGGTGAATTCAGACTACCCAAACCACTTTTTGATAAATTGGGTATTCATCATAGGCACCTTCACCCGCATATCCCTCAGCAAAATTGTTAAGTTGAGAGAAAGAATAGATACATAATTGAGGTTGGCCTCTCCTTACTAGCACATTCTCATGTTCCTTTAACCTATTGACCATATGTTTTTCAATCTGTTGCATACCTTACAAACATATTATCAACACTAATCTTATCTAACAAATTCCCTTTTGAAATGTTGTATCACAATGTGTCTTGCATCCTAAAAATCTCTATGGGTCTTTGGTTGTGTATGTTATCCTTTACCTTCGACCTTATCAATCAACAAACTTCAATTCTGATCCACTGAATGTGTTCTACTTGGTTTCAATTCCTATCATAAAGAGTTatgtctaaaaaaaatatactagcAGGATTTACGTCTCTAACCTTGTTATCTTTAATGAGTCTCATTTTCCTTTGTCCACATTTACTTCCTCACCATCCTATTCTACCTCCAAGCTTaactcatcttttttttttttcacctttttttttcctctgtcattcCTATTCTCACCCTCAATGCCCTTTCTCCTCTACAACCAACAAACTCTTTTGCTTCTTTTCCAATTAATGCTCCTACTTCTCTTTTGCTTTTTCCTTCCTCTCTCATATCTTCTCAATCTTCCCCTTCCCTTTTATTCTTTTCCTACTTGTACTCTATGGTGTTCAGGTCTAAGTCACGTAATAAAAAACGTGGAATATTCTTAATAGCATGTATTAATTATGTTGCATCTTTGCTTCGTAAGCCATCTACCTTTCACCAAGGAATTATCCACCCCTATTGTTAGGTTGCAATGCAAGCTAAATACTCTGCTTTATTGAAAAGCAATACTCAGATTTTGGTTCCACCTCCTACTAATCATAAGATCATTGGTTGCAAGTGGATTTATAAGTTGAAATTCAAACTAGATGGATCCATTAAAAAATACAAGATTCAACTTATGGCAAAAGGTTTTCATCAAACAAATGAAATGTTTAGTCCTATGGTTAAACAAACTACTATCTGAATTGTGTTTAGTCTTGCCTTATCACTTAACTGACCTATTAAGCAACTCAATGTTCATTATGCCTTATTGAATGGTTATTTGAATGCaaaagtttatatggagcaatcTATTGTCTTCATTGATTTGACATACTCCCATTATGTCTACAAATTGAAGTAAGCTCTCTATAGCATAAAATAGAGTCATCATGCCTAGTTTACCAAACTAAGCAATTGTCTTCTACACTAAGGCTTTTATAGTTCAATGTTAGAGCATTCATGTTTGTTCTTACTACCATCACTGTTATGACTTTTGTTCTAGCATATGATGATGACATTATTGTCACTAAAAGCAATGAACCTTTCATTCTAATTAAGTCTCATTCATAGGCTAAATAAACATTTTGCTCTTAAAGATTTAGGAGATCTAtcttattttttgggaattcaAGTCAACAAATCCTCCTCATCTATTCATCTTTCTTAGCAAACTTATATTACAGATCTGCTTCATCTAGTTGAAATGTTTGATTGCAAGCCAATCCTCACTCTTATGGCCTCAAACACTTCTTTGTCCTGGTGTGAAGGTGAAGTATTAATACTTGATCCAACTACTTATCAAAGTATTGTTGGTGTCCTTCAATATTGTACCATTACTAGCTAGACCTGAGCTTAGTTTGCAATTAATAAAGCatgtcaatttatgcatgccCCCACCTCCTCTCACTGATAGGCTATTAAGAGGATCTTAGATACTTAAAGGATATAGTCTCATTCATGGAATTTCTCTCTAGGCCTCCTCAAACTTCTCTCTTACCTGCTatattgatgttgattgggcaAGTTACCCTAATGACATAAAGAGCACAAGTACTAGTTATTTCCATTTCTTTGGACCTAATCTAGTATCTTGGAATTCCAAACAAAGTAGGCAGTTGTCTCTTTATTCATGTTGAATCTGAGTATCATGGTTTGGCTAATGCAGTAACTCTAAATCATATGGATTACTACAACAC of the Vitis vinifera cultivar Pinot Noir 40024 chromosome 10, ASM3070453v1 genome contains:
- the LOC100855392 gene encoding cysteine-rich receptor-like protein kinase 10 → MMISASIFFRRKRPKATTVNGKLSSRDIQKAAHLVVNCRAWWSILEVMYLLPLSFLFPSKSLTESQAEKRMESPRLLFFLYPILILHLLAVTNAQPKFLYYRCSNGVGNYTNNSTYKANLNTLLTSLSSNNEIDYGFYNFSAGQNSDKVNAIALCRGDVMPTACRSCINDSRIQLTRLCPNQKEAIGWYDGCMLRYSNDSIFGKAQTSPSFTMWNLQNVSNVEDFNQVLGNLMASLRSKAASGDWRRKFATEEANVTSFQSIYGLMQCTPDLSELSCSNCLEGAINEIPTCCNRRKAGRVVKPSCNLRYGTYRFYYFTAANAPPPTATPQPSPPSADLSPQPLANTTSTQETRSNSSRTIILIIVPSVIILIIILVGFICFFSRKRSSMEKLETNDEDDIINVESLHFDFDTIRVATNNFSDSNKLGQGGFGPVYKGKLSNGQDIAVKRLSSGSGQGELEFKNEVVLVAKLQHRNLVRLLGFCLDGAERLLIYEFVPNTSLDHFIFDPIRRAQLDWERRYKIIGGIARGLLYLHEDSRLRIIHRDLKASNILLDAEMNPKISDFGMARLFLVDQTQGNTSRIVGTYGYMAPEYAMHGHFSVKTDVYSFGVLVLELVSGQRNNCFRVSENIEHLLSYAWKNWREGTATNLIDPTMRISSISEIMRCIHIGLLCVQENEADRPTMASIALMLNSYSLSLPLPSHPAFFMNTSMNRDMSLELEDNSRVAQSNYLPSRSSHFSVNEASITDPYPR